One genomic window of Aptenodytes patagonicus chromosome 3, bAptPat1.pri.cur, whole genome shotgun sequence includes the following:
- the FAM110C gene encoding protein FAM110C, with the protein MPTELSRAVRMHAISDLHSSLTLRLLNKGPEYLRRQMEAGNPGRKSAVERLAADKAKYVKSQQVIGTKQEPVIVLSSASESSSETCSVESKKISRDFGRGKGAKPLELAKAVYSCRAPLQHGPPIARRSTPKRQMRPDSLVIYRQKCEFGRGQSQDSSRGSLVRRIFQGPVKEKQLASPEMPRVMEYTAATESNEPLSAKHCDHQPSNHGAEHTVAGSTEAPGVCTKGHERPSKPSIPPEEVKEVKRRGLHRSQSDISSRYSKSFSEFDTFFKYCGLEQEVIEDLGRENFSVMSDNVSFKIRSISVATSESDFTRHSGDEGLLEDELTEQVPSSTSVIERNARIIKWLYTCKKAKETNKVIQELA; encoded by the coding sequence ATGCCAACTGAACTCTCCCGGGCCGTGAGAATGCACGCCATCTCCGACCTCcactcctccctcaccctgcgaCTCCTCAACAAGGGGCCCGAGTACCTCCGCAGGCAGATGGAGGCAGGCAACCCGGGCAGGAAAAGTGCCGTGGAGAGGCTGGCGGCCGATAAGGCCAAGTACGTAAAAAGCCAACAGGTAATCGGCACCAAGCAGGAACCCGTCATCGTGCTTAGCTCAGCCTCGGAGAGCAGCAGCGAGACCTGTTCGGTGGAGAGCAAAAAAATCAGCAGGGACTTTGGCAGAGGGAAGGGCGCGAAGCCCCTGGAGCTGGCTAAGGCGGTGTACTCCTGCCGTGCCCCCCTGCAGCACGGCCCCCCCATAGCCAGGCGCAGCACCCCCAAGAGGCAGATGCGGCCAGATTCCCTGGTGATTTACCGGCAGAAATGCGAGTTTGGGAGAGGTCAAAGCCAGGACAGCTCACGGGGGAGCTTGGTGAGGAGGATCTTCCAAGGGCCTGTGAAGGAGAAGCAGTTGGCTTCCCCTGAGATGCCCAGAGTCATGGAGTACACCGCAGCCACCGAGAGCAATGAGCCTCTCTCAGCAAAACACTGTGACCATCAGCCGAGCAACCATGGAGCGGAGCATACCGTCGCTGGGAGCACCGAAGCCCCAGGGGTATGTACCAAAGGGCATGAGAGACCCTCAAAACCAAGTATACCTCCTGAGGAGGTCAAGGAGGTGAAGAGGAGAGGTCTCCATCGCTCCCAGTCGGACATCAGCTCTCGCTACTCCAAGTCCTTCTCCGAGTTTGATACATTTTTCAAGTACTGTGGCCTGGAGCAGGAGGTCATCGAGGATCTTGGGAGAGAGAACTTCTCCGTGATGTCCGACAACGTCTCCTTCAAGATCCGCAGCATCAGCGTGGCAACGTCCGAGAGTGACTTCACTAGGCACAGTGGGGACGAGGGGCTGCTGGAGGATGAACTCACAGAGCAGGTCCCGAGCAGCACCTCCGTGATCGAGCGCAATGCTCGGATAATCAAATGGCTGTACACGTGTAAGAAAGCCAAGGAGACTAACAAGGTGATCCAGGAACTGGCATGA